The Candidatus Methylomirabilis tolerans DNA segment GCCCTTCGACGTCGGCGCCGACTTCTCCATGGATATCGAGATCGGGGGCGAGACCTTCCACAAGGAGCCGAATCTGCTGGAACAGATCGCCTATCGCGACACCTGGGGGCGAGGAGCCGATTCGTTCATCTCGATGATCTACGAGCGGCTGATCCTGATGCGCGATCTGCTGGCCGAGGATGGAAGCATCTATGTGCATTGTGACTGGCGGGTCACATCAATGATGCGACTTGTACTTGATGAAGTTTTCGGTAAAGGAGGTGACCGGGGTGAGTCTGGATTTCGCAATGAAATAATATGGCAACACCAAGTGATAGGTACGCCACGGACGAATCCAAGCCGTTATGCAAAAAGCCACGAGACAATTTTCTGGTATTCTCGCAGCGGTAATGGTTTCGCGTTCAATTACAGAGCTGATGAGGTGCGCGTACCTTGGAGTGAGGACACACGCAAGTCGATGAGGCAGGATGAAGATGGGCGCTGGTACTATGAACGGCGTCGAACTGGAACGGATAACGTGGGCGCTTATGATCCTCGCTTTCTTAGGACGTATGTAGATGACCCAGAAGCGGGTAAGACTGCAAGTGATGTTTGGATGGACATGCCAAGTTATCAGCCGTTACCCTCAGAAAAGACGGGCTACAATACGCAGAAGCCTGAGGGGTTGATCGCGCGCATTATTGCGGCCGGCAGCGACGAAGACGACCTTGTTGGCGACTTCTTCGGCGGATCCGGGACGACGGCGGCGGTGGCGGAAAAGCTGGGGCGCAAGTGGATCTGCACCGACCTGGGTAAGTTCGCCATCCACACTACGCGCAAGCGGCTGATCCAGGTCCAGCGCGATCTGAAGGAGTCCGGCAAGCCGTTCCGCGCCTTTGAGGTGCTGAACCTCGGCCGCTACGAGCGCCAGGCTTATCTCAACGTCGGCGGACGCTTGACCGGCAAGCAGAAGGAGCAGGCGCTGGCGCAGAAGGAACGCGAGTTCCGCGAGCTGATCCTGCGTGCCTATAAGGCGCAGCCGCTGGAAGATGCGAACTTCTTCCACGGCAAGAACGCCGGGCGGCTGGTGGTGGTCGGCCCCATCAATCTGCCCGTGGGGCGGCTGTTCGTCGAAGAGGTCATCACCGAATGCCGCAAGCGCGGCGCCTCGCGCGTGGACGTGCTCGCCTTCGAGTTCGAGATGGGCCTGTTCCCCGCTTCACTCGACGAGGCCAGGGGCAAGGGGATCGACCTTGCACCCAAGTACATCCCGGCGGAGGTCTTCGACAAGCGCGCGGTTGATAAGGGCCAAGTGGTCTTTCACGATGTCAGCTTCGTCGAGGCCACGACGCGCTACGACAAGAAGGACAAATATACCCTCCAGATCGAACTGACCGACTTCTCCGTCTACTACACCCAAGGCGCGGTGGAAGCTGCCGCTAAGAGCCTCAAGAACGGTAAGAGCGAGGTCGTCTGCGAGCAAGGCCAACTCATCAAGGTGAGCAAGGACAAGGACGGCGTTGTGACCCGCGAGCCACTCACGAAACGCTGGACCGATTGGGTGGACTACTGGGCCGTGGACTTCGACTACATGAGCCGTAGGGAGATCATCAAGGTGGCGAAGGATATGGGGGTTGGGATCGGTGTAGGTCGG contains these protein-coding regions:
- a CDS encoding site-specific DNA-methyltransferase encodes the protein MSKTSKPAYDLTDAEKRDLIRLIQEGKPLPEKYRFILFEDKREVELVWNGKSREVCTTVLPFQTLEHVDEPRKTAPESPQIDLFDARGRQLKGWTNKLIWGDNKLILSSLRSGALRRQIEDAGGLKLIYIDPPFDVGADFSMDIEIGGETFHKEPNLLEQIAYRDTWGRGADSFISMIYERLILMRDLLAEDGSIYVHCDWRVTSMMRLVLDEVFGKGGDRGESGFRNEIIWQHQVIGTPRTNPSRYAKSHETIFWYSRSGNGFAFNYRADEVRVPWSEDTRKSMRQDEDGRWYYERRRTGTDNVGAYDPRFLRTYVDDPEAGKTASDVWMDMPSYQPLPSEKTGYNTQKPEGLIARIIAAGSDEDDLVGDFFGGSGTTAAVAEKLGRKWICTDLGKFAIHTTRKRLIQVQRDLKESGKPFRAFEVLNLGRYERQAYLNVGGRLTGKQKEQALAQKEREFRELILRAYKAQPLEDANFFHGKNAGRLVVVGPINLPVGRLFVEEVITECRKRGASRVDVLAFEFEMGLFPASLDEARGKGIDLAPKYIPAEVFDKRAVDKGQVVFHDVSFVEATTRYDKKDKYTLQIELTDFSVYYTQGAVEAAAKSLKNGKSEVVCEQGQLIKVSKDKDGVVTREPLTKRWTDWVDYWAVDFDYMSRREIIKVAKDMGVGIGVGRVSPQGRNPMAEMTTEMSGYAALTRPTATAGVEELEFEERWTGGYIFENEWQSFRTRKNRDLELVSAPHTYAVKGRHTVAVKVIDIFGNDTMVLVPVTVG